In Pedobacter heparinus DSM 2366, the following are encoded in one genomic region:
- a CDS encoding TspO/MBR family protein: MKFNPIAFIVNLAVPLIIGAIGAFFTASSVKTWYVTLTKPSFNPPNEIFAPVWSSLYVLIGISAYLVWQKRHTITRFPRTIAIYLIQLVLNLMWSFIFFYAHQLGVALFEIIALLIVIIINALVFYKIDKLAGLLFIPYILWVAFATVLTYNIFILN, from the coding sequence ATGAAATTTAATCCAATTGCTTTTATTGTTAACCTAGCCGTGCCACTTATTATTGGGGCAATAGGAGCATTTTTTACGGCAAGTTCTGTAAAAACCTGGTATGTAACCCTTACAAAGCCTTCGTTTAACCCTCCAAATGAGATTTTTGCTCCGGTGTGGAGCAGCCTGTATGTATTGATAGGTATTTCGGCCTACCTGGTATGGCAAAAAAGACATACCATAACCCGCTTCCCACGTACCATTGCCATTTACCTCATACAACTGGTTTTAAACCTGATGTGGTCGTTCATCTTCTTTTATGCCCATCAGCTTGGCGTAGCATTGTTCGAAATTATAGCATTGCTTATTGTAATAATCATCAATGCCCTTGTATTTTATAAAATTGATAAACTGGCGGGCCTGCTTTTTATCCCTTATATTTTATGGGTTGCTTTTGCAACTGTACTTACTTATAATATCTTCATTCTGAACTAA
- a CDS encoding DinB family protein gives MYRSIEDFTKDWELETQGTLKVLSAITERTRKEKIHPDVRSLARLGWHLTQTITEMGHKAGLFTEDELEYILPPSDYTELLSLYHQYCRILANAVRLKWTDSGLTDQVEMYNEQWEKGKILRVLIAHQTHHRGQMTVIMRVLGLLVPGLYGPSKEEWEEFGMMVPE, from the coding sequence ATGTACAGGAGCATTGAAGATTTCACAAAAGATTGGGAATTGGAAACCCAGGGAACCCTAAAAGTACTTTCCGCGATTACAGAGCGTACCCGTAAAGAAAAGATCCACCCTGACGTTCGCTCGCTTGCGCGGCTTGGCTGGCATTTAACACAAACCATTACCGAAATGGGACATAAAGCAGGACTATTTACAGAGGATGAACTGGAATATATTTTGCCACCATCTGATTATACAGAACTGTTAAGCCTGTATCATCAATATTGTAGAATATTAGCAAATGCTGTTCGGTTGAAATGGACCGACTCTGGCTTAACGGATCAGGTAGAGATGTACAATGAACAATGGGAAAAAGGAAAAATATTGCGTGTACTGATTGCACATCAAACACACCACAGGGGGCAAATGACTGTGATCATGCGCGTCTTGGGATTATTGGTACCTGGACTTTATGGTCCTTCAAAAGAAGAATGGGAAGAATTTGGAATGATGGTACCTGAGTAA
- a CDS encoding FAD-dependent oxidoreductase: protein MLLENKKVAIVGGGMAGLTLARLLQMKNTDVKVYERDMNRDVRVQGSTLDLHEGSGLEAMKRAGLIDEFYAYHRPIASKMRIVDQALQIKFDDHNSGKTISEDRPEIDRAPLRDILLNALKPDTVVWDSHFQSMEKQSKGWLLHFKNGTGIYADLVIAADGAKSKVRPFLSAEKPVYSGITLIEGNIYDAEKNAPKLFEFTKGGKVMAFGNEQFIGYGTKGDGSIMFVASFKAPENSVTQSGIDFKNKAQVFAWFKETYASWSEEWHEFFTNDDVHFIPRPQYYFPLNQTWETQDNLTMIGDAAHCMPPFAGEGANVAMQDAFELAECLAGTKFRNMKTAISHFEKQMIKRGAEATQDTLENSEIMHSKTALEQMLAFFSH, encoded by the coding sequence ATGTTACTGGAAAATAAAAAGGTTGCAATTGTTGGCGGAGGAATGGCTGGATTAACTTTAGCTCGGCTATTACAAATGAAAAACACTGACGTAAAAGTTTACGAAAGAGATATGAATCGTGATGTCCGGGTTCAGGGTTCTACCTTAGATTTACACGAAGGTTCGGGCTTGGAAGCGATGAAACGAGCAGGTTTAATTGATGAATTTTACGCATATCATCGCCCAATTGCAAGCAAGATGCGTATTGTGGATCAAGCCCTCCAAATAAAATTTGATGATCATAACAGTGGAAAAACAATTTCAGAGGATCGTCCTGAAATTGATCGCGCGCCTTTGCGTGATATTTTATTGAATGCATTAAAACCAGATACAGTCGTGTGGGACAGTCATTTCCAATCTATGGAAAAACAAAGCAAGGGCTGGCTGCTGCATTTCAAAAACGGAACAGGTATATATGCCGATCTGGTAATTGCAGCCGACGGAGCAAAATCAAAAGTTCGTCCGTTTTTAAGCGCTGAAAAGCCGGTCTATTCAGGTATTACATTGATTGAAGGAAATATTTATGATGCAGAAAAAAATGCACCAAAACTTTTTGAATTTACAAAAGGTGGAAAAGTTATGGCTTTTGGTAATGAGCAATTTATAGGATATGGCACAAAAGGCGACGGCTCGATTATGTTTGTAGCAAGCTTCAAAGCACCTGAAAATTCGGTTACACAAAGTGGCATTGACTTTAAAAATAAAGCGCAAGTCTTTGCATGGTTTAAGGAAACATATGCAAGTTGGAGTGAGGAATGGCATGAATTTTTCACTAACGATGATGTACATTTTATTCCGCGTCCGCAATACTATTTTCCACTCAACCAAACCTGGGAAACGCAGGATAACCTTACCATGATTGGCGATGCGGCTCATTGTATGCCGCCATTTGCCGGCGAGGGTGCAAACGTAGCTATGCAAGACGCATTTGAATTGGCAGAATGTTTAGCCGGCACCAAATTCAGAAATATGAAAACTGCAATCTCACATTTTGAAAAACAAATGATTAAAAGAGGTGCGGAAGCCACACAGGATACATTAGAAAACAGCGAAATAATGCACTCAAAAACCGCATTGGAACAAATGCTGGCATTTTTCAGTCATTAA
- a CDS encoding TrmH family RNA methyltransferase has translation MLSKSQISFIKSLHQKKYRKENGIFIIEGIKSIEEFIHSNYQVHSIYYLAQYQSLLPALPANIKLFEVNNAELDKISTLQTPQGILALVNIPEPPLFKPATPKNLFSLVLDGVQDPGNMGTIIRTADWFGFKNIICSNNCVEVYNPKTVQATMGSLSRVNIFYEDLPGILTNVKLPVFGAVLDGKSIYKTDWGNEGLVILGNEGQGITPPVMKLITHPVTIPRIGGAESLNVAISAAILCADISRNLNK, from the coding sequence ATGCTTTCAAAATCTCAGATAAGTTTTATAAAATCGTTACATCAAAAAAAGTACCGCAAAGAAAACGGGATATTTATTATTGAAGGTATAAAATCTATTGAAGAATTTATTCACTCCAATTACCAGGTACACAGCATCTATTACCTTGCACAATACCAATCATTACTTCCAGCTTTGCCAGCAAATATAAAGTTATTTGAAGTAAACAACGCTGAACTTGATAAGATTAGTACACTGCAAACCCCACAGGGCATTCTAGCATTGGTAAACATTCCCGAACCACCTCTTTTTAAACCTGCTACACCTAAAAATCTTTTCTCTTTAGTACTGGATGGAGTACAGGATCCGGGCAATATGGGTACCATTATCCGTACAGCCGATTGGTTCGGCTTTAAAAACATCATCTGCTCCAACAATTGTGTGGAAGTATACAATCCAAAAACAGTACAGGCAACAATGGGCTCTTTAAGCAGGGTTAATATTTTTTATGAAGACCTGCCCGGAATTTTAACAAACGTCAAACTGCCTGTGTTTGGTGCAGTTTTAGATGGCAAAAGTATTTATAAGACGGACTGGGGCAACGAAGGACTGGTTATTTTGGGCAACGAAGGGCAAGGAATTACCCCCCCGGTGATGAAATTAATTACACACCCGGTAACCATTCCACGCATTGGAGGTGCTGAGTCCTTGAACGTTGCCATATCTGCCGCTATATTATGTGCAGATATTAGCAGAAATTTAAACAAATAA
- a CDS encoding PAS domain-containing protein, with protein sequence MFHQNILIVRESVSDNDKNLINLLLNIGYEQSQIVSVPAQKIPFVDCEVIFLLTEAMEQTAVFIPQINTDFPDVPLILIIGTTTAEQPFPVGTDDWLLESWLQPLLLKKTIQLAIERKQNTCNYLSIFRENPSPMYIYEKGTFQFLEANTAALRQYGYTREEFLELTAKDIRPVDELEAFYKINEELPAAYSNAGIWQHIRKNGEIFYVHIFTHQIRFAGKICKLVTAIDIDVTVKAENALKKKAKEIENILESITDGFFTVNRNWELTYINKAFEKIIQTSRIGIIGKNLWEYFPEARDLAYFQLYQKALSENVSVHFEEFYPPLNIWLSVNAYPTDSGLAVYFTDNTAQQNYQHKIEVQNKKFKEIAWVQAHQIRGPVSNLLGLVDLFNIEPDDPDNLELLARVKHTAIQMDESIKEIVHLTRKIES encoded by the coding sequence ATGTTCCATCAGAATATATTAATTGTTAGAGAAAGTGTCTCTGACAATGATAAAAACCTCATCAACCTGCTCCTAAATATAGGATATGAGCAAAGCCAGATTGTTTCAGTTCCGGCACAAAAAATTCCTTTCGTTGACTGCGAAGTGATATTCTTACTTACGGAAGCCATGGAGCAAACGGCCGTATTCATCCCACAAATAAATACAGATTTCCCTGATGTCCCCCTGATTTTAATTATTGGTACAACTACTGCAGAACAGCCATTCCCTGTTGGTACAGACGATTGGTTGCTCGAATCCTGGCTGCAACCTTTACTCTTAAAAAAAACCATACAACTGGCTATTGAAAGAAAGCAAAACACCTGCAACTACCTGAGTATTTTCAGAGAAAATCCAAGTCCGATGTACATTTATGAAAAGGGCACCTTTCAATTTCTGGAAGCAAATACTGCAGCCTTGCGTCAATATGGATACACCAGAGAGGAGTTTCTCGAACTAACTGCAAAAGACATCAGGCCAGTCGACGAACTGGAAGCTTTTTATAAGATCAATGAAGAACTGCCTGCAGCTTATTCAAATGCGGGTATCTGGCAGCATATACGAAAAAACGGAGAAATTTTTTATGTACATATATTCACCCACCAGATCCGGTTTGCCGGTAAAATCTGTAAACTGGTGACGGCCATAGATATTGATGTCACAGTAAAGGCTGAAAATGCACTTAAGAAAAAAGCAAAAGAAATAGAAAATATCTTGGAAAGCATAACAGATGGTTTTTTTACCGTAAACAGAAACTGGGAATTAACCTATATTAATAAAGCATTCGAAAAGATCATTCAAACAAGCAGGATAGGAATAATTGGAAAAAATCTTTGGGAATATTTTCCAGAGGCCAGAGACCTGGCCTATTTTCAATTGTATCAAAAAGCTTTATCAGAAAATGTTTCAGTTCACTTTGAAGAATTTTATCCACCATTAAATATATGGCTCTCGGTTAATGCTTACCCTACAGATTCAGGCTTAGCAGTTTATTTTACCGACAATACAGCCCAGCAGAATTATCAGCATAAAATAGAGGTCCAGAACAAGAAGTTTAAAGAAATAGCATGGGTACAGGCACATCAGATCCGTGGCCCGGTATCTAATTTACTGGGGCTGGTAGATCTTTTTAATATTGAGCCCGACGATCCGGATAACCTGGAGCTCCTGGCCAGGGTTAAGCATACAGCCATACAAATGGATGAATCTATTAAGGAAATTGTTCATCTGACCAGGAAAATTGAATCATAG
- a CDS encoding DUF2911 domain-containing protein, with protein MKKIIALTWVALLFTTFTVSAQQDKSKRPSPPASVKGTLGSGIVVSIDYSQPSVKGRTIGKEIAPYGKVWRTGANEATIFEVSKDVKIDGKVLAAGKYALHSIPGEKEWTLIFNKKWQKSGTEYAETDDALRVVVKPLKATSFTEKMTFTIDKNGKISLIWGDVVVPFTVK; from the coding sequence ATGAAGAAAATAATCGCATTAACATGGGTAGCCCTGTTGTTTACTACCTTCACTGTTTCGGCGCAACAGGACAAAAGTAAAAGGCCAAGTCCACCAGCTAGTGTAAAGGGCACACTAGGTTCCGGAATAGTTGTGAGCATTGATTACAGCCAACCTTCGGTAAAAGGGCGTACAATAGGTAAAGAAATTGCCCCTTATGGTAAAGTCTGGCGTACCGGTGCCAACGAGGCAACCATATTTGAAGTGAGCAAAGACGTAAAGATTGATGGTAAAGTGCTGGCTGCAGGCAAATATGCGCTGCATTCTATTCCCGGTGAAAAGGAGTGGACATTGATCTTTAACAAAAAATGGCAAAAATCGGGAACAGAATATGCTGAAACTGACGATGCTTTACGTGTAGTTGTTAAACCTCTAAAGGCTACTTCCTTCACAGAAAAGATGACTTTTACCATTGATAAGAATGGTAAAATATCCTTAATCTGGGGTGATGTTGTTGTTCCTTTTACAGTAAAATAA
- a CDS encoding patatin-like phospholipase family protein, producing MFLKKLLVFTLAVLTFPVYAQKVGLVLSGGGAKGIAHIGTLKALEENNIPIDYITGTSMGGIVGAMYAAGYTPGQIEKIALSPDFQDWVSGRFKSDYTFFFQKKPLNPSIVTAKLSLDTSLRMTFRSNLVNDIPLNFALLELFSQASAISKDNFDNLFVPYRCMVSDVLSQTSITVKKGNLAEAVRATMTVPLIYRPIKLEGKYVFDGGLYNNFPADVMKKEFNPEVMIGANVSSKTYNEYPKNRDERLVNRLMVFMFLSKSDSTLIGDNGVYIQPDLKDYNVTNFNPVQALIKQGYDATMANMDEIKKKIKRRVNINDLMTRRNDFNNRKPDLVFSNVTVSGVNDQQKKYVERLFKRDNKPTFNINDIKQGYYKLVADETFETIYPRISYNPVSDNYNLEIIAQPRKSLKIDFGGNISSRPISNVFLGLQYNYLARKAYTFGLNLYSGRFYESLQMNGRIDYPSGLPLFLAADVTYNHFDYYKTSSIFIENPRPTYIEQSDRKIELKMGMPLNRNAKITLSTAFINNNDRYSPNNTFSIGDILEKTVLNGAMSTLAFEQYTFNRKQYANKGRNFLLSFNYFAGRESYTPGNINGTSLPLLANTKVSVNKQFRQWIKIKMSEENYFLHLNKYTMGYLAEAVYSNQPLFSNYYSTLLAAPAFYPLQDSRSVFLENFRATTYLAGGIKNVYSLKRSLDIRIEGYVFLPYREFEKVGFQGITHKTAFTKWHYAGTAGLVYHTPLGPIGLSYNLYDDPIKRNGVLLHLGYLIYNKRSTE from the coding sequence ATGTTTTTAAAGAAACTACTTGTATTTACCCTTGCTGTTTTGACATTTCCCGTATATGCTCAAAAAGTAGGTTTGGTATTAAGTGGCGGCGGCGCAAAAGGAATAGCGCATATTGGCACCCTAAAAGCACTGGAAGAAAATAACATTCCGATAGATTACATCACCGGAACTTCTATGGGTGGCATAGTGGGGGCTATGTACGCTGCCGGCTATACCCCTGGCCAGATTGAAAAAATTGCTTTAAGTCCGGACTTTCAAGACTGGGTAAGTGGCCGCTTTAAAAGCGACTATACTTTTTTCTTTCAAAAGAAACCACTAAACCCCTCTATTGTTACGGCCAAGCTATCCCTGGATACCAGCTTAAGGATGACATTCAGGTCTAACCTGGTGAACGATATTCCACTGAATTTTGCGCTGCTTGAGCTTTTTTCGCAGGCTTCGGCGATATCTAAAGACAATTTCGACAACCTGTTTGTTCCATATCGTTGTATGGTTTCTGATGTTTTATCGCAAACCAGCATTACAGTAAAAAAAGGGAACCTGGCCGAGGCAGTCAGGGCAACCATGACTGTTCCACTAATCTACCGCCCCATAAAACTCGAGGGGAAATATGTTTTCGACGGAGGTTTATACAACAACTTTCCGGCTGATGTAATGAAAAAGGAATTTAACCCCGAAGTCATGATCGGTGCCAATGTTTCTTCCAAAACTTATAACGAATATCCTAAAAACCGGGATGAGCGACTGGTAAACAGGCTAATGGTATTTATGTTCCTTTCCAAATCTGACTCTACCCTGATTGGCGATAACGGCGTTTATATACAACCCGACCTTAAAGATTACAATGTGACTAATTTTAACCCTGTCCAGGCCCTGATCAAACAAGGTTATGATGCAACGATGGCCAATATGGATGAAATTAAAAAAAAGATAAAAAGACGGGTAAACATCAATGATCTGATGACCAGGCGCAACGATTTCAACAATAGAAAACCTGATCTGGTTTTCAGCAATGTAACAGTATCAGGCGTCAACGACCAGCAAAAGAAATACGTTGAACGGCTCTTTAAAAGAGACAACAAACCCACATTTAATATTAATGACATCAAACAAGGGTATTATAAGCTGGTAGCCGATGAGACATTTGAAACCATTTATCCCCGGATATCCTATAATCCGGTATCAGATAACTACAACCTCGAAATCATTGCCCAGCCCAGGAAAAGCCTGAAAATTGATTTCGGCGGAAATATTTCCAGCCGACCTATCAGCAATGTATTTTTAGGTTTACAGTACAATTATCTGGCACGAAAAGCCTATACTTTTGGCCTAAACCTCTATTCAGGTCGATTCTATGAATCTTTACAGATGAATGGCCGAATAGATTACCCTTCCGGCCTTCCCCTATTCCTGGCAGCAGATGTAACTTATAACCACTTTGATTATTACAAAACAAGCTCCATTTTTATAGAAAACCCACGCCCAACCTATATTGAGCAGTCGGATAGAAAAATAGAGTTAAAAATGGGCATGCCCCTAAACAGAAATGCCAAAATCACACTTAGCACGGCCTTCATTAACAATAACGACCGCTATAGCCCTAACAATACTTTTTCCATTGGCGATATACTGGAGAAAACAGTGTTAAACGGCGCTATGTCTACCCTTGCCTTCGAACAATATACCTTTAACCGTAAACAATATGCAAATAAAGGACGCAATTTCCTGCTCAGCTTTAATTATTTTGCCGGAAGAGAAAGTTATACACCAGGCAACATTAACGGCACCAGTTTACCCCTGCTGGCTAATACTAAAGTCAGTGTAAATAAACAGTTCCGGCAATGGATAAAAATTAAAATGAGCGAGGAAAACTATTTTTTGCACCTGAACAAATATACCATGGGTTACCTGGCAGAAGCAGTGTACTCCAATCAACCGTTATTCTCCAACTATTATTCAACCCTGTTGGCTGCCCCGGCATTTTATCCCTTACAGGACAGCAGGTCCGTATTTCTGGAAAATTTTAGGGCAACTACCTATCTCGCAGGAGGCATTAAAAATGTATACAGCTTAAAAAGAAGTCTGGATATTCGGATAGAAGGCTATGTATTCTTACCTTACCGGGAATTTGAAAAAGTAGGTTTTCAGGGTATTACGCATAAAACCGCCTTTACCAAATGGCATTATGCCGGAACAGCCGGACTGGTTTACCATACTCCCCTGGGCCCCATTGGCCTGAGTTATAATTTATACGATGACCCCATAAAAAGAAACGGTGTTTTGTTACATTTGGGGTACTTAATTTACAATAAACGATCTACAGAATGA
- a CDS encoding glycoside hydrolase domain-containing protein, which yields MMKQIITLSIILFLFKNSGAQDLQAAYPPLTVKGTSIYLPGKQLDLNTDGFPAMIQTSFKLVTEPIHFHIPRLTNHKDIKFKSTPLEISKGRPDKASWIVKNTSDSLDMEVSGSLNLHGKMIYVVKITALNNIDLENIRLHIPFTPEAAKYIRGLNQKGDERDPVIDWKWDAAGKDQAKVWVGNITGGLLYTLEDNQHKTAPISWSNGDKGGIHIEQKGKAILADNYSGEHRMKKGDVLYYNFSMSITASQKTK from the coding sequence ATGATGAAACAAATAATTACCCTATCTATCATTCTTTTTCTGTTTAAAAACTCTGGCGCACAGGATTTGCAAGCTGCTTACCCCCCTCTTACAGTTAAAGGCACTAGTATTTACCTTCCTGGTAAGCAACTGGATTTGAATACAGATGGCTTTCCTGCAATGATCCAGACTTCATTTAAACTCGTCACAGAGCCTATTCATTTTCATATACCCCGCTTAACTAACCACAAAGACATTAAATTTAAAAGCACACCGCTCGAGATCTCTAAAGGCAGGCCAGACAAAGCAAGCTGGATCGTAAAAAACACATCCGACAGCCTTGACATGGAAGTAAGTGGCAGCCTTAACTTACATGGAAAAATGATTTATGTAGTCAAAATCACTGCATTAAATAATATAGACCTGGAAAACATCAGGCTACACATTCCCTTTACACCCGAAGCAGCAAAATATATAAGAGGACTTAACCAAAAGGGTGATGAACGTGATCCGGTAATTGACTGGAAATGGGATGCTGCCGGCAAAGATCAGGCTAAAGTATGGGTTGGCAATATAACTGGTGGCCTGTTGTATACTCTGGAAGACAATCAACATAAAACTGCCCCCATCTCCTGGTCAAATGGAGATAAAGGAGGCATCCATATCGAACAAAAAGGCAAAGCCATTCTGGCTGATAACTACAGTGGTGAGCATCGGATGAAAAAGGGAGATGTACTTTATTATAACTTCAGCATGTCCATTACGGCCAGTCAAAAAACAAAATAG
- a CDS encoding BamA/TamA family outer membrane protein, with the protein MKAYHDYKNNVLFPAILLFIIVFVTACSSTKYIADYQSIVKNVEIDSIPKQFEEEAFNYIQKDIRPASRLGINVLIYNMFNTKDGKYKTTNIKPLGTPPPILDSALVEISRNQIEKYLMSKGYFNARVKSDIEVKNQRAAVFFKANTGSSFAVNKVSYEIPDENIKALYLSKKNSFSHLKEGLRYDDDSLAYERDQIYQVMKQNGYFDFARPYVKFSVDSNLNNSKANVTLIIDNPIDKPKHLPYAIGETNIIVAPNADGFPDSIPMNKRLFNGVRYTDLSKKFRRNPINRYNFLHQGDIYDIRNENLTYDRLYELNVFKNVKIDYNKAKDSSNHVEPVIQLIPQKIMSNRIEGEIPFNAGTVGFTLSNTYTNNNLFRGAEKFEFQIKGGLQSRLGAGTSIFKDIYQRDFSVSATLTVPRLMIPFARTKPGRGGMPHTIFSASYLYGLQKSAFQRKVILTSFAYEFRETRSKFHVVTPLNFEYRFGNLLLDSTTTNVGDLINNLYTLELFSRKSVTFGIKYAYSLNAEKLSTNSNFLYFRGDIDLAGNLLEGISKVLKTKVDTAGNATIFGVPFNQYVRPDIDFRLYRRLGGDRQLVVRLNTGIGYAYGNSKYIPFEKLFYGGGSSGVRAWQARTLGPGNYNRGESLKTEEERRLYYGLDQTGELHIETNIEYRYKLLNKFFGAKLKGAVFLDAGNIWNVSNGTSETRFDFKRLGSQIALGAGTGFRYDVQYFVFRFDVGLKLKDPQFSGSEQWVISKFLSGGKAFRSAYDAMNSPDNYRFVQYNFGIGMPF; encoded by the coding sequence TTGAAAGCATACCACGATTATAAAAATAATGTTCTGTTTCCTGCAATATTACTATTTATTATTGTTTTTGTGACAGCTTGTTCATCAACAAAGTACATTGCCGATTACCAGTCGATCGTTAAAAACGTAGAAATAGACAGTATTCCGAAACAGTTTGAAGAAGAAGCTTTTAATTATATCCAGAAAGATATCAGGCCTGCATCAAGGCTGGGTATCAATGTGTTGATATATAATATGTTCAATACCAAAGACGGTAAGTATAAAACAACCAATATTAAACCTTTGGGCACCCCGCCACCAATTTTAGACAGTGCACTGGTAGAGATTTCACGTAACCAAATAGAAAAATACCTGATGAGTAAAGGTTATTTTAATGCTCGTGTCAAATCTGATATTGAAGTGAAAAATCAACGGGCAGCAGTGTTTTTTAAGGCTAATACAGGTTCGTCATTTGCAGTAAATAAAGTTTCATATGAAATTCCCGATGAAAATATCAAAGCGTTGTACCTGTCAAAGAAAAATTCTTTCAGCCATCTGAAAGAAGGGCTGCGTTATGACGATGATTCGCTGGCTTATGAAAGGGATCAGATCTATCAGGTGATGAAACAGAATGGTTATTTTGATTTTGCGCGCCCTTATGTGAAGTTTTCTGTAGATTCTAACCTGAACAACAGTAAGGCTAATGTAACACTGATCATCGACAATCCTATTGATAAACCTAAACATCTTCCCTATGCAATTGGTGAAACCAATATTATCGTCGCGCCAAATGCCGATGGTTTTCCGGATTCTATTCCGATGAACAAAAGGTTATTTAATGGGGTAAGGTATACCGATCTTTCTAAGAAATTCAGGCGAAATCCAATTAACCGATACAATTTTCTGCATCAAGGTGATATCTACGACATCAGAAATGAAAATTTAACCTATGACCGTTTATATGAACTGAATGTTTTTAAGAATGTTAAAATAGATTACAACAAAGCCAAAGACAGTTCAAATCATGTAGAGCCTGTGATTCAGCTGATCCCTCAAAAGATCATGAGCAACCGTATAGAGGGTGAGATCCCCTTTAATGCGGGTACTGTAGGATTCACCCTGAGTAATACCTATACCAATAACAATTTGTTCAGGGGAGCGGAAAAGTTTGAGTTTCAGATTAAAGGCGGCTTACAGTCCAGGCTAGGGGCAGGTACTTCTATTTTTAAAGACATTTATCAGCGGGACTTTTCTGTAAGTGCCACGTTAACTGTTCCACGCTTAATGATTCCCTTTGCCAGAACTAAGCCAGGAAGGGGTGGTATGCCACATACGATATTTTCTGCCAGTTATCTTTACGGACTGCAAAAAAGTGCTTTTCAACGTAAAGTAATCCTTACATCTTTTGCTTACGAGTTTAGGGAAACAAGGTCTAAATTCCACGTTGTGACACCATTAAATTTTGAATATCGTTTTGGAAACTTGTTGCTGGATTCGACCACGACAAATGTGGGGGATTTGATTAACAATTTATATACACTTGAATTATTCAGTAGGAAAAGTGTGACGTTTGGAATTAAGTATGCTTATTCCCTTAATGCAGAAAAACTATCGACGAATAGCAATTTCCTTTACTTTAGGGGAGATATTGATCTTGCCGGTAACCTATTGGAGGGCATTTCAAAGGTATTAAAAACAAAGGTTGATACTGCGGGCAATGCAACTATTTTTGGTGTTCCGTTTAATCAATATGTACGACCTGACATTGATTTTCGCTTGTATAGAAGGCTGGGTGGAGACAGACAGCTTGTTGTCAGGTTAAATACAGGGATCGGTTATGCCTATGGAAACTCTAAGTACATCCCTTTTGAGAAATTATTTTATGGTGGTGGATCAAGCGGGGTAAGGGCCTGGCAGGCAAGAACTTTGGGGCCGGGAAATTACAATAGGGGAGAATCGTTAAAGACCGAAGAGGAACGTAGGTTGTATTATGGTCTTGATCAGACAGGCGAACTGCATATTGAAACAAACATTGAATACAGATATAAACTACTGAATAAGTTTTTTGGTGCTAAATTAAAGGGTGCTGTATTTTTAGATGCTGGAAACATCTGGAATGTTTCCAATGGAACATCAGAAACGAGATTTGATTTTAAAAGGTTAGGCAGCCAGATTGCGCTGGGTGCCGGTACTGGTTTCAGGTACGATGTGCAATATTTTGTTTTTAGATTTGATGTAGGCTTAAAGCTTAAGGACCCCCAGTTTTCCGGTTCCGAGCAATGGGTTATCAGCAAGTTTTTAAGTGGCGGTAAGGCCTTTAGAAGTGCTTATGATGCAATGAACAGCCCGGATAATTACCGTTTTGTACAGTATAATTTTGGTATAGGAATGCCTTTTTAA